The Bos taurus isolate L1 Dominette 01449 registration number 42190680 breed Hereford chromosome 18, ARS-UCD2.0, whole genome shotgun sequence nucleotide sequence GGTCTTGGAAGGAGGAGGATGAAGATGAGAGCCCAGTTTCCTGAGTCcttgagggaggagggagctggggacCCAGACTCCTAGGTCCTGGGGAAGGATGGGGCTGGAGTTGGGGGCTCCTGGGTTGAAGTGGGGAAGTGTCTAAAGATGGGGCCTCCTGAGTAGTGACGGAGAGGAGGGTTCTGAGTGCCCACGTTTCTGTGATTGAAAGAGCGGGACTGGTGCACGAGCCTCCGGGGTCctgtgggaggagggggctgagGTTTCCCACTCCTGGGTCTGTTGGGAGCCAGGGACCCAGATCTCAGAATTGTTCTTCCCTGCCCGTCCTTTTAGTTTTATGTGCTGGAGAATAATCTGGAAGCTGTAGCCCGACACATACTGATCTTCAGCCTAGCCCTGGAGGATCCTGAGAAGATGGGGCTGCAAGGTCAGCAAAGATCCAGGCCATCTGgcccccagccccttccccctTCCTGCAGGAGTTCTAGCATTTCAATGGTGAAATTAAGCACGATGCACATTGTTTCCTATTCCATCACTTGCTCACTCACTTGGTAGCCCTGTCAGCTTCAGCTCTTCCTACCTTTGAAATGGGGCTAAAAAGAATGCTTCCGAGAATCATTCAGAGAATTCCAGGAGATAATCCACATAAAACTCTCAGAACTGTGCGTAACACAGTGTAAGCATTCAAAACCTCCTGATGAGGGAGAAGCCCAAAAGAGATCCAGGGACTTCCTGAGAGGTCATGAGTCCCCCGGATGTGGGGACCATTTGGCTGAGCTGAACTCTGTCCTGCCTAAAGCCTCCCTCAGGCCTGAGTCTCCCCTAGTGAGAGGTATGAACCCCAGGGAATCTGCCTGGAGGAGGCATCCTTGGAAGTGAGACTATAAcaaggaaaggaggaggaggatttGGGTGGGAAATTGACTTGTTTTCCAGTAACAAAAACTTCAGCTTGGTGCCTAGAGCCAATTGTTCCCCCCTAGACTCAGGCAGGCTGTgttcaaattctgactctgcttgctgtgtgaccttgggctagtGTCTATCCCTTTCTGGGCTTCTGTTtctacatttataaaatgaagatccTAAAAGTTCTTCTGCCATAGAATTCTTAATAAgggtttaatgaaaaaaaaaaatgcatggctCCTGGCTTATGATATAGACTCCACACATATTAGCGATTATTGTTACCATGATTAAGGATGGTAGGTGTCATTAACAGCCCAGGGCTTTCAGAAGACATTGCACAGATTTCTTAATGCACCTTGTAAAGGCTCTTAAACTAGAACTTATCTAACCAAACTAAAAGTATATCGTTCTCTCTTATAAGGTTCTTAAACAACTAAAATGAAACTATATGTTGATATCGATATATATTGTGTATACAACTAAAGGTAAATAGTTCTGTCTTagtcgctctgctgctgctgctgctgctgctgctgctaagttgcttcagtcgtgtccgactctgtgcgaccccatagatggcagcccaccaggttcccccgtccctgggattctccaggcaagaacactggagtgggttgccatttccttctccaatgcatgaaagtgaaaagtgaaagtgaagtcgctcagtcgtgtctgactcttagcgaccccactggactgtagctcaccaggctcctccgtccgtgggattttccaggctagagtacagtactggagtggggtgccattgccttctccagtcttagtcgtgtccaactctttgcaaccctgtggactgtagcctgccaggctcctgtgtctatgggatttcccaagcaggaatattggacggggttgccattcccttctccaggggatcttcctgatccagggatcgaaccttggtctcctgtattagcaggcagattctttcctgctgagccaccggggaagccctagtTCTGTCTTACAGGATTCTGCTAACACACATAAATCTTCATCTCCATCTCTATataacctttcctttttttttttttttaatctttccttttgTAAGTCAAGAGAAACTTAAGCAGGAAATTCAGGATTGGGGTTACCTGCGGGGCGGGGGGTTGGTAGGAATAGGCGAGGAGACCCAGGTGAGGTGTAAATTACTCTTCATGTTTTAGCTTTTGGGATGGGTGGGGGACTTGCCTGGGTCCGCCATGTTCATTACACGACTATGGAAGAATACCATCTCTATAAAGTGGCGTCGCCGTCACGGATCTCACGTGTGGACTCACCCCTCGGCTCCCTCCATTATTTTCTCCCTACTCCCGGCAGAGAGGAGCGAGACCTTCCTGGAGGTGTGGGGGAACGCGCTGCTGCGCCCCCCGGTGGCCGCCTTCGTGCGCGCCCAGGCCGGCCGCCTGGCTCACCTGGTGCCGGAACCTGACCGCCTGGCGGAGCAGCTGCCTTGGCTCAGCCTGGGCGCCCTCAAGGTGCCTCTGCGCGGCCTCCGACAGTCCCCGCCCGGGACCCGGGTGGCGGCCGGGCCGTCCAACAGGGTCTGCGTGGATGGAGCGGCCTGAGGGCTCCCGGGCTCCCACCGGGTCATATGGCCCAGGGGGTGGCCTCTGCTCTCAGAGCCTCGGTCCCTTCAGCGGAGAGCCGCGAGAATCGTTTCCCACGCCCCGCGGGGGAAGGGAGGGTCGGGGGGAGACGCCACGGTCCCTGCAGCCCCCTCTCCCTCGTTCTCCCCCACACCGGCCTGGCCGCGCAGTTCCGCGAACGCGACGCCCTGGAGGCCGTGTTCCGTTTCTGGGCCGGAGGGGAGAAGGGGCCGGAGGCTTTCCCCATGAGCCGCCTGTGGGACTCGAGGCTGCGCCAGTACCTGGGCTCCCGGTACGACGCCCGGCACGGCGTCAGCGACTGGGACCTGCATATGAAGCTGCACGACCGCGGGGTGAGGActggggggcggggctggggtccCGGGTCCTGGAGGTGGAGGAGGCGGGACTGGGGTCCcctgtcctgggggtgggggaggaagggctGGGGTCCCCTGTCCTAGGGGTGGAGGAGGCGGGACTGGGGTCCcctgtcctgggggtgggggaggaagggctGGGGTCCCCTGTCCTAGGGGTGGAGGAGGAAGGGCTGGGGTCCCGGTCCTGGGGGTGGAGGAAGCGAGGCTAGGGTCTCGGGTCCTGGGGGTGGAGAAGGCGGGGCTGGGGCCTGTAAGTTTCACAGAGGCCTCTTTCCTCGCTCCCCGCTCCCTCCAGGCCCGAGTCATCCACACCCGCGAGTTCAGGCGCTGGAGGGACACGGGCGTCGCCTTTGAACTCAGAGACTCCAGCGCCTATCACGTGCCCAACCGGACCCTGGCGTCCGGTCGCCTCCTGAGCCACGTGCGTGCTCCCTGGCTGCTGCTGATTCTAGAGGCTGGGGAGCCCCACAATCCGAGTTCCCCAACATTATCCTCTCTCCCTGCTTTCCCAGCGCGGGGAGCGCGTGGCAGCGCGCGGGTATTGGGGGGACATCGCCACGGGGCCCTTCGTGGCCTTCGGCATCGAAGCGGACGACGAGACCCTCCTGAGGACCAGCAACGGGCAGCCGGTCAAGGTTTGAGGCTGGAGGTGCTGGGGCCCGAGAGGGTACGCAAGGCCCCGCCCTGCCGcccgggccccgcccccgcctTCAGGGCCCCACCCCCGACGCCTGGGCCCCGCCCCTGcagcccaggccccgcccccgcccctgcaGCCCGGGGCCTTGCAGCCCGGGGCCTTGCAGCCCGGGGCCTTGCAGCCCGGGGCCTTGCAGCCCGGGGCCTTGCAGCCCGGGGCCCCGCCCCTCGCTACGTCCACGTGACAGCCCCACCCCTCTACTTCCCAGGCCCAGTCTGGAAATCTAAGTGCGTCCGCCAGATGCCttctctgggggtgggggcgtgggAAGGGGAGCGTTCTTTAGGCATCTCCAGTGCCACCGCGGCCCCGCGGTCCTAGCTCAGCGTCTGGCCACGCCCCTTCTACCCCCAAAGACCGCATGCGAGATCACCGAGCACAATGTGGCGGAGCTCTTCCGAGAGATGGCCGCGTGGGGGCACCCGAGAGCCGCCGAGGGGGACCCGGAGCAGGTGCAGGGCGGCGCGGAGGGAAGCTCGGAGCCCGGTAAGCCGCGGACCGGGGCTGTTCCCTTGAGGTGGCAAGCGGGGCTGGGGCGCTCACATCTGGGGGAGAGCGGGACCCGGACCCTCGTCCCAGGCTTCAGGCTCCGGGTATTTGAAGTCCAAGCATGGATCGGTTCGGTGTCTAAAGCCTGGACAAGTGACCTCCCCTTCCCGACATCCGGTctgtttttcactcttctctttgaatttctctcccttttccaaCTCTTGACACCATTCATACCATTCTGAATTCCAGTAGCAGAATTAGCAGAATTATGATCCCACGTGCAGATATTCAAGAGGCTGAGAACATTTTAACGAGCTTCTAGGTTTCAGATTATACCGTTGGAGAATCCCCCGACCCCAAATCTGGTCGTGCCTCCGTCTACCCATTACCTAGGTTGGCCCTCCCGGGTGAATTAATGACTTGTGTGGCTATGGGTCACCCACTCTCTTTTCTCCTCGTGAATCTCAGTTGCctagtctgtaaaatgggtttcTGCCTGCCAGGCCAGTCTTCCCAGAAGTTTCCAGGGatctacccaagagaaaggaTGACAAAAGGCCTGAAGACGGACGAGGAGAGTCATCTCCAAGCTTCGAGTGTCTGCCTAACCCTGCCAGTCTTCCCTTCCCCAGCAGCCCCTGCCCCGGAGCCCTTCACTGTCCACTTCCTGTCCCTCGATTCTGCCCACACCCTCCACCACAAGAGCTGCTACATGGGACAGTTCCAGCTCCTCTACGTGGCCTGTGGGTAAGAGGACCTGGGAGGCGCCCAGGTCTTCCTCACCCaacccctcctccctcagacccaggAATCCAGGCCCCCAGACCCTCCTCTATCAGTGTCCAGGTCCCCAGCCTCCCTTCTTCACTCAGAACCTCCAAGTCCGAGCCTCAGCCTTCCCCTTTTCTCTCCGCAGGATGGTCCATCTTCTCAGCGCAGAGCTGGGGGCCTGCGTGGCCCCCGGAGGACGCCTGATTGTCGAATTAGCCCAGTGagccagcagagggcagggcGGGCAACTTTCAGGCCGGGGGCGGAAAGCGGGGCCCCCTAACCCGCCGCTTCCTGGTTCCAGGTTCCTAGTGGACCTGCGGCAGGAGCAGCTGCAGGCGTTCTCCAGCCGGGTCGGGGAGCTAGCACAAGCGGCTGGATTCGCCCCACAGTTGGGGGGCAAGCCCTCGGACACCTTCGCGCGCTTCTACAAGGCAGGGGACTCAGCTCCGGGCCATGAGGACCCAGCTGTGGAATCTGGGACTCCGCCCCCTGAAGTCCTGGCCCCGCCCCTTGAGGCAACCGACCCGCCCTCTGAGGACAGGACCCAGCCCCTTGAATCGGGGAACCCACCCTCTGAACCCCTCAAACTGACCTCAGAGTCTCAGGCTTCACTCTTGGAGGCTTCAGTTCCGCCCACAGGGAGTCAGGCCCCCAAATCAGAGAATCAGACTGTTCCTCCAGAAACCAAATACCCCATCCCCGACATCTAACCTCCGGTCATAGAATGAGAACACGCCTCTAGAATACTCAGTCACACTCTCAGCAGTCTCACTCGGTGCCAGAGGTGTCGCTAGCATTTCGGattccattcctgggattctaTATTTATTCCTAGAATTCTAGACTGTTCTCTTGAGTTCTGTCTTTCACGCCCAGACTCTGAAAACAGCCTGGAGATCTGGCCTTGGGGCTCTGCTCAGGCCCTCTGCGTGGTCCCCTTGACTCCAGGCGTCCCATTCctgactgggggctgggggtgtcGCCTCTCACAGGCTGGTCTACCCTCAGGTGGTCCAAGTAAAGAGAACCAAGAACTCTTCTCCAGGTGTCTGTGTCTTTCCTGTCTGTCTCCAAGAAtaggagagggaggggatgtgggGGGTGAGCAAGAGGTGAATTTTTATGTGCTACCTGctgaagcatattaaaaagcagagacattactttgacaacaaaggtccgtcaagttaaggctatggtttttccagtagtcatgtatggatgtgagagttgaactataaagaaagctgagtgctgaagaattgatgcttttgaactgtggtgttggagaagactcttgagagtcccttggactgcaaggagatccaaccagtccatcctaaaggaaatcagtcctgaatattctttgaaaggattgatgttgaagctgaaaatccaatactttggccacatgatgctaagagctgactcatttgaaaagatcctgatgctgtgaaagattgaaggtgggaggagaaggggacgacagaggatgagatggttggatggcatcaccaactcaatgggcatgagttgtgtaaactccgggagttggtgatggactggtgtgctgcagtccatggggtcgcagagtcggacacgactgaatgaatgaactgctGAAAGCCTGGGCACACCCCACACGTGTATCCTCAAGTAAATCAGCAAACTTTACTGATTGGGTAACAGGTTTGGGGCACTGAAACTGAGCATAACACGGTGAAGAAGTTCCAGTCCTCAAGGAGACTGCAATTTAGTGAAGGGGCAGGGCCTAGACTCCTGGGTCTGagggagaaggggtggggggTCTGGACCCCCAGGTCTGAGGGAGAAGGGGCGGGGGACCTGGATCCCCaggtctgagggaggaggggctgggggcctgaaCCCCTGGGTCTGAGGGAGAAGGGGCTGGATTCCCAGGCCGCCAAGGTGAAGGGGTGATCCAGCTGGAGCATGGCCCGCCCCACCCCTCACGCGCCCCGTTATCTCGAATcctgggcagggagaggagggggcagCAGTATATTTAGTCTCCGTCCTCGCCCTTTATCTCAGTGTCCTCAGTGAGGTTGGAGCAGACCGGACGAGACAAGTCCCAGGGGCCTTCAAGGTCACTCCGGACGCTCCCTCCCTGACCGTCCAAGAGCTCCTTGCCCCCAGGGTTCTGCCTCCCTCAGCTCCTGGCCTGAGACCCAGCATGGCGGACCGGTGAGTGAGGACTGGTAACCTGGGCTCCTGAGGCCGGAGGCGGGTGGGGGGTTATC carries:
- the DNAAF3 gene encoding dynein axonemal assembly factor 3 isoform X1, yielding MTTASSSPQAHKPTSPGGRPSALPLAKSSHPAGPPVDPDSQAETEHETPELNVLLLGSVDGRHLLRTLARAALWPRRRFHFYVLENNLEAVARHILIFSLALEDPEKMGLQERSETFLEVWGNALLRPPVAAFVRAQAGRLAHLVPEPDRLAEQLPWLSLGALKFRERDALEAVFRFWAGGEKGPEAFPMSRLWDSRLRQYLGSRYDARHGVSDWDLHMKLHDRGARVIHTREFRRWRDTGVAFELRDSSAYHVPNRTLASGRLLSHRGERVAARGYWGDIATGPFVAFGIEADDETLLRTSNGQPVKTACEITEHNVAELFREMAAWGHPRAAEGDPEQVQGGAEGSSEPGQSSQKFPGIYPRERMTKGLKTDEESHLQASSVCLTLPVFPSPAAPAPEPFTVHFLSLDSAHTLHHKSCYMGQFQLLYVACGMVHLLSAELGACVAPGGRLIVELAQFLVDLRQEQLQAFSSRVGELAQAAGFAPQLGGKPSDTFARFYKAGDSAPGHEDPAVESGTPPPEVLAPPLEATDPPSEDRTQPLESGNPPSEPLKLTSESQASLLEASVPPTGSQAPKSENQTVPPETKYPIPDI
- the DNAAF3 gene encoding dynein axonemal assembly factor 3 isoform X2, encoding MPLWTPSSGTLRGTAPVETEARGPSPAEGGCRGRSPGRKLQPAIILSGPPVDPDSQAETEHETPELNVLLLGSVDGRHLLRTLARAALWPRRRFHFYVLENNLEAVARHILIFSLALEDPEKMGLQERSETFLEVWGNALLRPPVAAFVRAQAGRLAHLVPEPDRLAEQLPWLSLGALKFRERDALEAVFRFWAGGEKGPEAFPMSRLWDSRLRQYLGSRYDARHGVSDWDLHMKLHDRGARVIHTREFRRWRDTGVAFELRDSSAYHVPNRTLASGRLLSHRGERVAARGYWGDIATGPFVAFGIEADDETLLRTSNGQPVKTACEITEHNVAELFREMAAWGHPRAAEGDPEQVQGGAEGSSEPGQSSQKFPGIYPRERMTKGLKTDEESHLQASSVCLTLPVFPSPAAPAPEPFTVHFLSLDSAHTLHHKSCYMGQFQLLYVACGMVHLLSAELGACVAPGGRLIVELAQFLVDLRQEQLQAFSSRVGELAQAAGFAPQLGGKPSDTFARFYKAGDSAPGHEDPAVESGTPPPEVLAPPLEATDPPSEDRTQPLESGNPPSEPLKLTSESQASLLEASVPPTGSQAPKSENQTVPPETKYPIPDI
- the DNAAF3 gene encoding dynein axonemal assembly factor 3 isoform X4, whose protein sequence is MTTASSSPQAHKPTSPGGRPSALPLAKSSHPAGPPVDPDSQAETEHETPELNVLLLGSVDGRHLLRTLARAALWPRRRFHFYVLENNLEAVARHILIFSLALEDPEKMGLQERSETFLEVWGNALLRPPVAAFVRAQAGRLAHLVPEPDRLAEQLPWLSLGALKFRERDALEAVFRFWAGGEKGPEAFPMSRLWDSRLRQYLGSRYDARHGVSDWDLHMKLHDRGARVIHTREFRRWRDTGVAFELRDSSAYHVPNRTLASGRLLSHRGERVAARGYWGDIATGPFVAFGIEADDETLLRTSNGQPVKTACEITEHNVAELFREMAAWGHPRAAEGDPEQVQGGAEGSSEPAPAPEPFTVHFLSLDSAHTLHHKSCYMGQFQLLYVACGMVHLLSAELGACVAPGGRLIVELAQFLVDLRQEQLQAFSSRVGELAQAAGFAPQLGGKPSDTFARFYKAGDSAPGHEDPAVESGTPPPEVLAPPLEATDPPSEDRTQPLESGNPPSEPLKLTSESQASLLEASVPPTGSQAPKSENQTVPPETKYPIPDI
- the DNAAF3 gene encoding dynein axonemal assembly factor 3 isoform X5, coding for MTTPAGSGTGFGSVSWWGLSPAVDLQAESPPVDPDSQAETEHETPELNVLLLGSVDGRHLLRTLARAALWPRRRFHFYVLENNLEAVARHILIFSLALEDPEKMGLQERSETFLEVWGNALLRPPVAAFVRAQAGRLAHLVPEPDRLAEQLPWLSLGALKFRERDALEAVFRFWAGGEKGPEAFPMSRLWDSRLRQYLGSRYDARHGVSDWDLHMKLHDRGARVIHTREFRRWRDTGVAFELRDSSAYHVPNRTLASGRLLSHRGERVAARGYWGDIATGPFVAFGIEADDETLLRTSNGQPVKTACEITEHNVAELFREMAAWGHPRAAEGDPEQVQGGAEGSSEPGQSSQKFPGIYPRERMTKGLKTDEESHLQASSVCLTLPVFPSPAAPAPEPFTVHFLSLDSAHTLHHKSCYMGQFQLLYVACGMVHLLSAELGACVAPGGRLIVELAQFLVDLRQEQLQAFSSRVGELAQAAGFAPQLGGKPSDTFARFYKAGDSAPGHEDPAVESGTPPPEVLAPPLEATDPPSEDRTQPLESGNPPSEPLKLTSESQASLLEASVPPTGSQAPKSENQTVPPETKYPIPDI
- the DNAAF3 gene encoding dynein axonemal assembly factor 3 isoform X6, giving the protein MTTPAGSGTGFGSVSWWGLSPAVDLQAESEPPAQDHKSCRKLQPAIILSGPPVDPDSQAETEHETPELNVLLLGSVDGRHLLRTLARAALWPRRRFHFYVLENNLEAVARHILIFSLALEDPEKMGLQERSETFLEVWGNALLRPPVAAFVRAQAGRLAHLVPEPDRLAEQLPWLSLGALKFRERDALEAVFRFWAGGEKGPEAFPMSRLWDSRLRQYLGSRYDARHGVSDWDLHMKLHDRGARVIHTREFRRWRDTGVAFELRDSSAYHVPNRTLASGRLLSHRGERVAARGYWGDIATGPFVAFGIEADDETLLRTSNGQPVKTACEITEHNVAELFREMAAWGHPRAAEGDPEQVQGGAEGSSEPGKPAPAPEPFTVHFLSLDSAHTLHHKSCYMGQFQLLYVACGMVHLLSAELGACVAPGGRLIVELAQFLVDLRQEQLQAFSSRVGELAQAAGFAPQLGGKPSDTFARFYKAGDSAPGHEDPAVESGTPPPEVLAPPLEATDPPSEDRTQPLESGNPPSEPLKLTSESQASLLEASVPPTGSQAPKSENQTVPPETKYPIPDI
- the DNAAF3 gene encoding dynein axonemal assembly factor 3 isoform X3, producing MTTASSSPQAHKPTSPGGRPSALPLAKSSHPAGPPVDPDSQAETEHETPELNVLLLGSVDGRHLLRTLARAALWPRRRFHFYVLENNLEAVARHILIFSLALEDPEKMGLQERSETFLEVWGNALLRPPVAAFVRAQAGRLAHLVPEPDRLAEQLPWLSLGALKFRERDALEAVFRFWAGGEKGPEAFPMSRLWDSRLRQYLGSRYDARHGVSDWDLHMKLHDRGARVIHTREFRRWRDTGVAFELRDSSAYHVPNRTLASGRLLSHRGERVAARGYWGDIATGPFVAFGIEADDETLLRTSNGQPVKTACEITEHNVAELFREMAAWGHPRAAEGDPEQVQGGAEGSSEPAAPAPEPFTVHFLSLDSAHTLHHKSCYMGQFQLLYVACGMVHLLSAELGACVAPGGRLIVELAQFLVDLRQEQLQAFSSRVGELAQAAGFAPQLGGKPSDTFARFYKAGDSAPGHEDPAVESGTPPPEVLAPPLEATDPPSEDRTQPLESGNPPSEPLKLTSESQASLLEASVPPTGSQAPKSENQTVPPETKYPIPDI